Proteins from a genomic interval of Pseudomonadota bacterium:
- the aroF gene encoding 3-deoxy-7-phosphoheptulonate synthase produces MKNILLTALKERERTVVSVGDVTIGEGFCVIAGPCSVENEKQTIETAHAVKEAGADMMRGGAFKPRTSPYAFQGLGLKGLKILKKAKEETGLPIVTEVIDTRDVPWVCEYADVLQIGARNMQNFSLLKEVGKTQKPVLLKRGMNSTIEEWLNCAEYILDGGNPDVILCERGIRTFETYTRNTLDISAVPSLKELTHLPVIIDPSHATGRASLIASLSLASVAAGADGIIVEVHINPSEAICDKDQTLNPEQFSKMIKRARTLHKFMADSE; encoded by the coding sequence ATGAAAAATATATTGTTGACTGCCTTGAAAGAAAGAGAAAGAACCGTTGTCTCTGTTGGTGATGTGACGATAGGGGAAGGTTTTTGTGTGATTGCCGGCCCCTGCTCTGTAGAAAACGAAAAACAGACCATTGAAACTGCGCATGCGGTAAAAGAAGCAGGGGCCGATATGATGAGGGGCGGCGCCTTTAAACCGAGAACCTCTCCCTATGCCTTTCAGGGACTTGGTTTAAAAGGGCTCAAGATATTGAAAAAGGCAAAGGAAGAAACAGGATTACCTATTGTCACAGAGGTAATTGATACAAGGGATGTTCCATGGGTATGCGAATATGCCGATGTGCTGCAGATAGGCGCAAGGAATATGCAGAACTTTTCACTGCTTAAGGAAGTGGGTAAAACACAAAAACCTGTCTTATTAAAAAGAGGCATGAACTCAACTATAGAAGAATGGTTAAATTGTGCGGAATACATCCTCGATGGAGGAAACCCTGACGTGATACTCTGCGAGAGGGGCATCCGTACTTTTGAGACATATACAAGAAATACACTTGATATAAGCGCTGTCCCTTCCTTAAAAGAACTCACGCACCTGCCGGTAATCATTGATCCTTCCCATGCTACGGGAAGGGCGAGCCTCATAGCTTCCTTGAGCCTTGCATCAGTGGCTGCCGGCGCAGACGGCATTATCGTTGAAGTCCACATAAATCCATCTGAGGCGATTTGTGATAAGGATCAGACATTAAACCCTGAACAGTTCTCGAAGATGATAAAAAGGGCTCGTACACTCCATAAATTCATGGCGGATTCAGAATGA